One genomic segment of Musa acuminata AAA Group cultivar baxijiao chromosome BXJ3-3, Cavendish_Baxijiao_AAA, whole genome shotgun sequence includes these proteins:
- the LOC135633645 gene encoding DEAD-box ATP-dependent RNA helicase 21-like, whose protein sequence is MKRSADDRDRKLPSATDIKPVFITKAERQRLALQRREEAVAEQRRAALDLLQQNHHHPPKPPSSEDPQPPSDNNDRRDRDRDRDRDRDRDRGRDRDRDRDRERERERERERERERDRDRDRRARDREREREDEARSRERARAEKQAERERSKELDAIKEQYLGSKKPKKRVIKPSEKFRFSFDWENTEDTSRDMNALYQNPHEARLLFGRGFVAGVDRREQKKQAARHEKETREEIRRKEGLEERPEEAAALRKKEAAADLYDSFDMRVDRHWSEKKLEEMTERDWRIFREDYNISFKGSRIPRPMRSWAESKLRTELLKAIEKAGYKTPSPIQMAAIPLGLQQRDVIGIAETGSGKTAAFVLPMLTYITRLPPMSEENEAEGPYAVVMAPTRELAQQIEDETVKFAHYLGIKVVSIVGGQSIEEQGFKLRQGCEVVIATPGRLLDCLERRYAVLNQCNYVVLDEADRMIDMGFEPQVVGVLDAMPSSNLKPENEDEELDEKRIYRTTYMFSATMPPAVERLARKYLRNPVVVTIGTAGKTTDLITQRVIMMKESEKLPTLQKLLDDLGDKTAIVFCNTKKSADARAKDLDRFGYRVTTLHGGKSQEQREISLEGFRNKRFNVLVATDVAGRGIDIPDVAHVINYEMPNQIDMYTHRIGRTGRAGKTGTATTFLTLHDSDVFYDLKQMLIQSNSPVPPELARHEASKFKPGTIPDRPPRRNETLFAH, encoded by the coding sequence ATGAAGCGCTCCGCCGACGACCGCGACCGGAAGTTGCCATCGGCCACCGACATCAAGCCCGTCTTCATCACCAAAGCCGAGCGCCAACGTCTTGCCCTCCAGCGACGCGAGGAAGCCGTCGCTGAGCAGCGACGCGCCGCCCTCGACCTCCTGCAGCAGAACCACCACCACCCCCCCAAGCCCCCGTCTTCTGAAGACCCCCAGCCGCCCTCTGACAACAACGACCGCCGCGATCGCGATCGCGATCGCGACCGCgaccgggatcgggatcgaggccGCGACAGGGATCGGGACCGTgaccgggagcgggagcgggaacgGGAACGGGAACGGGAGCGTGAGCGGGACCGGGACCGCGATCGACGCGCCCGCGACCGGGAGCGGGAGCGCGAGGACGAGGCCCGTTCGCGCGAGCGGGCGCGGGCGGAGAAGCAGGCGGAGCGCGAGCGATCCAAGGAGCTCGATGCAATCAAGGAACAGTACTTGGGGTCTAAGAAGCCCAAGAAGCGGGTGATCAAGCCGAGCGAGAAGTTCCGCTTCTCTTTCGACTGGGAGAACACCGAGGATACCTCCCGCGACATGAACGCCCTCTATCAGAACCCCCATGAGGCGCGGCTTCTCTTCGGCCGTGGCTTCGTCGCTGGCGTCGACCGCCGCGAGCAGAAGAAGCAGGCCGCACGCCACGAGAAGGAAACGCGTGAGGAGATTCGACGTAAGGAGGGCCTCGAGGAGCGCCCCGAGGAGGCCGCCGCCCTGCGGAAGAAGGAGGCCGCCGCTGACCTCTATGATTCCTTTGATATGCGCGTGGATCGCCACTGGTCCGAGAAGAAGCTCGAGGAAATGACCGAGCGAGACTGGCGCATCTTCCGTGAGGATTACAACATCTCCTTCAAGGGGTCGCGGATCCCACGCCCTATGCGAAGCTGGGCTGAGAGCAAGCTCAGGACCGAGCTCCTCAAAGCTATCGAAAAGGCCGGTTACAAGACCCCCTCCCCTATCCAGATGGCTGCCATACCTCTTGGCCTGCAGCAGCGCGATGTGATTGGCATTGCAGAGACCGGATCCGGTAAGACTGCAGCCTTTGTCCTTCCCATGCTTACATACATAACCAGGCTGCCACCCATGAGTGAGGAGAATGAAGCTGAGGGGCCGTACGCCGTCGTCATGGCCCCTACACGTGAGCTCGCCCAGCAGATTGAGGACGAAACTGTCAAATTTGCCCACTATCTGGGAATCAAAGTGGTCTCCATTGTTGGCGGGCAGTCAATCGAGGAGCAGGGATTCAAATTGAGGCAGGGGTGTGAGGTGGTGATTGCAACACCTGGTCGTCTTCTTGATTGCTTGGAAAGGCGATATGCTGTGCTAAATCAGTGCAATTATGTTGTCCTCGATGAGGCTGATCGGATGATTGACATGGGCTTCGAGCCGCAAGTTGTTGGTGTTTTGGATGCTATGCCTTCTAGCAATTTAAAGCCTGAGAATGAGGATGAGGAGCTCGATGAGAAGAGGATATATCGTACCACATACATGTTCAGTGCGACCATGCCTCCAGCTGTGGAGCGGCTTGCAAGGAAATACTTAAGGAACCCTGTTGTCGTGACAATTGGTACGGCTGGCAAAACCACTGATCTTATCACCCAGCGAGTCATCATGATGAAGGAATCTGAAAAGCTCCCGACGCTTCAGAAGCTGCTAGATGACCTTGGAGACAAGACAGCTATTGTTTTCTGCAATACAAAGAAGTCTGCAGATGCACGGGCTAAGGATCTGGACAGATTCGGCTACAGGGTGACAACACTTCATGGAGGGAAATCACAGGAGCAGAGGGAGATCAGCCTTGAGGGATTCAGGAACAAGAGGTTTAATGTTCTTGTAGCGACAGATGTGGCAGGACGTGGCATTGACATTCCTGATGTTGCTCATGTGATCAACTATGAGATGCCAAATCAAATTGACATGTATACACATCGTATTGGCCGTACAGGACGTGCTGGGAAGACAGGAACTGCAACTACATTTTTGACTCTGCATGACAGTGATGTATTCTATGATCTGAAGCAGATGCTGATACAAAGCAATAGCCCGGTGCCGCCAGAGCTGGCTAGACATGAAGCTTCAAAGTTTAAGCCCGGGACAATTCCTGATAGGCCTCCTAGACGGAACGAGACACTTTTTGCTCATTGA